The following proteins come from a genomic window of Actinomarinicola tropica:
- the atpD gene encoding F0F1 ATP synthase subunit beta — MTVTDTPGTNLKDGRVVGIAGPVVDVEFPPDALPEINTAVAMDITVDGQPVEVRAEVAQQIGDSRVRVICLKPTDGLVRGTPVRNTGEGITVPVGDAVLGHVFNVIGQPLDVDDIGEVADRWEIHRPAPDFDTLEPKAQMFETGIKVIDLLTPYLQGGKIGLFGGAGVGKTVLITEMIRRVAQNHGGVSVFAGVGERTREGTDLFLEMGESGVLEKAALVFGQMDEPPGVRLRVALSALTMAEYFRDVQQQDVLLFVDNIFRFVQAGSEVSTLLGRMPSAVGYQPTLADEMGELQERITSTRGRSITSLQAVYVPADDYTDPAPFTSFTHFDGTTELSRDIAALGIYPAVDPLASTSTILSPEVVGDRHYNVARRVQEVLQRYKELQDIIAILGLDELSEEDRITVARARKVQRFLSQPMYVAEVFTGLPGVTTPVDETVESFEMLVNGDLDDLPEQAFLNVGGADDARAKAAQLAGS; from the coding sequence ATGACCGTCACCGACACCCCCGGGACCAACCTGAAGGACGGGCGCGTGGTCGGCATCGCCGGCCCGGTCGTCGACGTGGAGTTCCCGCCCGACGCCCTGCCCGAGATCAACACCGCCGTGGCCATGGACATCACCGTCGACGGCCAGCCGGTCGAGGTGCGGGCCGAGGTCGCCCAGCAGATCGGCGACAGCCGCGTCCGCGTCATCTGCCTCAAGCCGACCGACGGCCTCGTCCGGGGCACCCCGGTGCGCAACACCGGCGAGGGCATCACCGTGCCGGTCGGCGACGCCGTGCTCGGCCACGTGTTCAACGTCATCGGCCAGCCCCTCGACGTCGACGACATCGGCGAGGTCGCCGACCGCTGGGAGATCCACCGCCCGGCCCCGGACTTCGACACCCTGGAGCCCAAGGCCCAGATGTTCGAGACCGGCATCAAGGTCATCGACCTCCTCACCCCGTACCTCCAGGGCGGCAAGATCGGCCTGTTCGGCGGTGCCGGCGTGGGCAAGACCGTGCTCATCACCGAGATGATCCGCCGCGTGGCCCAGAACCACGGCGGTGTGTCGGTGTTCGCCGGCGTCGGCGAGCGCACCCGTGAGGGCACCGACCTCTTCCTCGAGATGGGCGAGTCCGGCGTGCTCGAGAAGGCCGCCCTCGTGTTCGGCCAGATGGACGAGCCCCCGGGCGTGCGCCTCCGGGTCGCCCTGTCGGCGCTCACCATGGCCGAGTACTTCCGTGACGTGCAGCAGCAGGACGTGCTGCTCTTCGTCGACAACATCTTCCGGTTCGTGCAGGCCGGCTCCGAGGTGTCGACGCTCCTCGGCCGCATGCCCTCCGCCGTGGGCTACCAGCCGACCCTCGCCGACGAGATGGGCGAGCTCCAGGAGCGCATCACCTCGACCCGGGGTCGCTCGATCACCTCGCTGCAGGCCGTGTACGTGCCCGCCGACGACTACACCGACCCGGCGCCGTTCACGTCCTTCACCCACTTCGACGGCACCACCGAGCTGTCCCGCGACATCGCGGCCCTCGGCATCTACCCGGCGGTGGACCCGCTGGCGTCGACGTCGACGATCCTGTCGCCCGAGGTCGTCGGCGACCGCCACTACAACGTGGCCCGCCGGGTGCAGGAGGTCCTCCAGCGGTACAAGGAGCTCCAGGACATCATCGCCATCCTCGGCCTCGACGAGCTCTCCGAGGAGGACCGCATCACGGTCGCCCGGGCCCGCAAGGTGCAGCGCTTCCTGTCGCAGCCGATGTACGTGGCCGAGGTGTTCACCGGCCTCCCCGGCGTCACCACGCCGGTCGACGAGACCGTCGAGTCGTTCGAGATGCTGGTCAACGGCGACCTCGACGACCTGCCCGAGCAGGCCTTCCTCAACGTGGGTGGCGCCGACGACGCCCGGGCCAAGGCCGCCCAGCTGGCCGGGAGCTGA
- the atpC gene encoding ATP synthase F1 subunit epsilon codes for MPLQVELVSPERILFSGEAREVVARTAGGDIAFLEGHVPFIGTLQIHPVQIHMLDGTVEEVAVHEGFVECAHDRVTILSDVAELKSQIDVARAEAARARAEANAEQLDDVEREAALRRAHVRLQVAQG; via the coding sequence GTGCCGCTGCAGGTCGAGCTCGTCTCCCCCGAGCGCATCCTCTTCTCGGGCGAGGCCCGCGAGGTCGTGGCCCGCACGGCGGGGGGCGACATCGCGTTCCTCGAGGGCCACGTGCCCTTCATCGGCACGCTGCAGATCCACCCGGTCCAGATCCACATGCTCGACGGCACCGTCGAGGAGGTCGCGGTGCACGAGGGCTTCGTCGAGTGCGCTCACGACCGGGTGACGATCCTGTCGGACGTGGCCGAGCTCAAGTCGCAGATCGACGTGGCCCGGGCCGAGGCGGCCCGGGCCCGCGCCGAGGCCAACGCCGAGCAGCTCGACGACGTCGAGCGTGAGGCCGCGCTGCGCCGGGCGCACGTGCGCCTGCAGGTCGCGCAGGGCTGA
- a CDS encoding PPK2 family polyphosphate kinase gives MDVSSLDPDRFRISPGDAPGLADRPTRADDLLGPDDEDAKATAEALNEELSERIGDLQERLWATKAAKVLVVLQGMDTSGKDSTTRRVFGAGSPLGIAVKGFGRPTEEELAHGYLWRVHRHTPADGEIVIFNRSHYEDVLVVRVDDLVPEGRWRRRYGHIVDFERMLADEGTIILKFMLHISHDEQRERLQERIDNPKKHWKFEHHDLRVRESWGEYMAAYEDAITRTSTEHAPWYVVPSDQKWFRDLVVGRVVVDALERLEMPWPDPEPGIEGLVVE, from the coding sequence ATGGACGTCTCCTCGCTCGACCCGGACCGCTTCCGCATCAGCCCCGGCGACGCCCCCGGGCTCGCCGACCGCCCCACCCGGGCCGACGACCTGCTCGGTCCCGACGACGAGGACGCGAAGGCCACGGCCGAGGCCCTGAACGAGGAGCTCAGCGAGCGCATCGGGGACCTCCAGGAGCGGCTGTGGGCCACCAAGGCCGCCAAGGTGCTCGTGGTCCTCCAGGGCATGGACACCTCGGGCAAGGACAGCACCACCCGCCGGGTCTTCGGCGCCGGCAGCCCCCTCGGCATCGCCGTCAAGGGCTTCGGACGTCCGACCGAGGAGGAGCTGGCCCACGGCTACCTGTGGCGGGTCCACCGCCACACGCCCGCCGACGGCGAGATCGTCATCTTCAACCGCAGCCACTACGAGGACGTCCTGGTCGTGCGCGTCGACGACCTCGTGCCGGAGGGACGCTGGCGGCGGCGCTACGGACACATCGTCGACTTCGAGCGGATGCTCGCCGACGAGGGCACGATCATCCTGAAGTTCATGCTCCACATCTCCCACGACGAGCAGCGCGAGCGCCTCCAGGAGCGCATCGACAACCCGAAGAAGCACTGGAAGTTCGAGCACCACGACCTGCGGGTGCGGGAGAGCTGGGGCGAGTACATGGCCGCCTACGAGGACGCCATCACCCGCACGAGCACCGAGCACGCGCCCTGGTACGTGGTGCCGTCGGACCAGAAGTGGTTCCGCGACCTCGTCGTCGGGCGCGTCGTCGTCGACGCCCTGGAGCGCTTGGAGATGCCCTGGCCCGACCCCGAACCGGGCATCGAGGGGTTGGTGGTCGAGTAG
- a CDS encoding 2'-5' RNA ligase family protein, with translation MARRRLAACLVLPEPHRTEVDGLRRATGGEVARIPPHITLVPPVNVREEAWDEALEVLRRAAGAQPGPLDLVVGPAATFAPVNRVVYLAVDGDATARARLRDLRAALLVGPLERDERRRFIPHVTLSHRLPEGDDAHALAVLGRYEEPVRFAHVELLTYDDEARRWGSWADARMGPVRVTGRGGIETELGVSAIVPPDVVAGLAAWEVRSVTLPDSGTVVTGRRGREVVGVAVGGVERWGARRVGRVDGVVVAPPERGAGLGRHLVTTLAAELADAGAERIEPSEDADDATRALADAVGLGAPQP, from the coding sequence GTGGCCCGACGTCGACTCGCTGCCTGCCTGGTCCTGCCCGAGCCGCATCGCACGGAGGTCGACGGCCTCCGACGGGCGACCGGTGGCGAGGTGGCGCGGATCCCGCCGCACATCACGCTCGTCCCGCCCGTGAACGTACGGGAGGAGGCGTGGGACGAGGCGCTCGAGGTGCTGCGCCGGGCCGCCGGCGCGCAGCCCGGTCCGCTCGACCTCGTCGTGGGTCCCGCGGCGACCTTCGCCCCCGTCAACCGCGTCGTCTACCTCGCGGTGGACGGTGACGCCACGGCACGCGCGCGGCTGCGCGACCTGCGGGCCGCTCTCCTTGTCGGCCCGCTCGAGCGCGACGAGCGTCGCCGGTTCATCCCGCACGTCACCCTCAGCCACCGGCTCCCGGAGGGGGACGACGCCCACGCGCTGGCGGTGCTCGGACGCTACGAGGAGCCCGTGCGGTTCGCCCACGTCGAGCTGCTCACCTACGACGACGAGGCGCGCCGCTGGGGGTCGTGGGCCGACGCCCGGATGGGTCCGGTGCGGGTCACGGGCCGGGGTGGCATCGAGACCGAGCTGGGCGTGTCGGCGATCGTCCCGCCCGACGTCGTGGCCGGTCTCGCCGCCTGGGAGGTCCGGTCCGTCACGTTGCCGGACAGCGGCACCGTCGTCACCGGGCGTCGGGGTCGCGAGGTCGTCGGCGTGGCCGTGGGCGGCGTGGAGCGCTGGGGCGCGCGACGGGTCGGGCGGGTCGACGGGGTCGTCGTGGCGCCGCCCGAGCGGGGCGCCGGCCTCGGCCGCCATCTCGTCACGACCCTCGCCGCGGAGCTCGCCGATGCGGGGGCCGAGCGGATCGAACCGTCGGAGGACGCCGACGACGCGACCCGAGCGCTGGCTGACGCGGTCGGACTCGGAGCGCCCCAACCCTGA
- a CDS encoding RrF2 family transcriptional regulator, translated as MRVQLGRKGDYAIRAAVDLARHDGAGRRKTRHIAEAMGVPESYLPSILGQLVAAGLVSSLAGRDGGYALVHPAAETTLLQVVEAVEGEVELVRCVLTGGPCGWETECAVHRFWAAAQDAFRDQLAAASLADVVDVDRGLTAASGSPRRGRGQSDVAPDAGG; from the coding sequence ATGAGGGTCCAGCTCGGGCGCAAGGGGGACTACGCCATTCGGGCGGCGGTCGACCTCGCCCGCCATGACGGCGCCGGACGTCGCAAGACGCGCCACATCGCCGAGGCGATGGGGGTGCCGGAGAGCTACCTCCCGTCGATCCTCGGGCAGCTGGTCGCTGCCGGGCTCGTCTCGTCGCTCGCCGGTCGGGACGGCGGCTACGCGCTCGTGCACCCGGCCGCCGAGACGACCCTGCTCCAGGTGGTCGAGGCGGTGGAGGGCGAGGTGGAGCTGGTGCGGTGCGTCCTCACCGGCGGTCCCTGCGGGTGGGAGACGGAGTGTGCCGTGCACCGGTTCTGGGCGGCGGCGCAGGACGCCTTCCGCGACCAGCTCGCCGCGGCCAGCCTGGCCGACGTGGTCGACGTCGACCGTGGGCTGACCGCAGCGTCTGGCTCCCCCCGCCGAGGGCGAGGTCAGTCCGACGTCGCTCCGGACGCCGGCGGCTGA
- a CDS encoding TIGR04053 family radical SAM/SPASM domain-containing protein, whose translation MTLTTAHPIRELHQDVEARPFIVIWEVTRACQLACRHCRATAIPHRDPLELTTEEGRALLDDLAAVGAPRPMVVLTGGDPFERPDLVELVRHGTERGLHVAVSPSVTPRLTRDALVELRDAGAKAVSLSLDGSDAASHDGFRGIPGVFDATVDAARTVRELGIRLQINTTVTADNVTELPDVLARVVLADVSLWSVFFLVPTGRGQHLTALSPGATEEVLHWLHDVGHLVPVKATEAPHFRRIALQRAGLDDLDRRFPLGPLRTVLRARTDELMGGVSPGPRRPRPPLDVNAGRGFAFVDHHGEVYPSGFLPLSAGSVRQAPLTEIYRSSPLMRSLRDPSLLRGRCGVCDFASVCGGSRSHAYATSGDPLGEDPSCLHQPPASGATSD comes from the coding sequence ATGACCCTCACGACGGCCCACCCCATCCGCGAGCTGCACCAGGACGTCGAGGCCCGCCCCTTCATCGTCATCTGGGAGGTCACCCGGGCCTGCCAGCTGGCCTGCCGGCACTGCCGGGCGACCGCCATCCCCCACCGAGACCCCCTGGAGCTCACCACCGAGGAGGGTCGAGCGCTCCTCGACGACCTGGCGGCGGTCGGCGCGCCGCGGCCGATGGTGGTGCTCACCGGCGGCGACCCCTTCGAGCGCCCCGACCTCGTCGAGCTCGTCCGCCACGGCACCGAGCGGGGCCTGCACGTCGCCGTCTCCCCGTCGGTCACCCCGCGCCTGACCCGCGACGCGCTCGTCGAGCTGCGGGACGCCGGCGCCAAGGCGGTCTCGCTCTCCCTCGACGGCTCCGACGCCGCCTCCCACGACGGCTTCCGCGGCATCCCCGGCGTCTTCGACGCCACGGTCGACGCGGCACGCACCGTGCGCGAGCTCGGGATCCGCCTGCAGATCAACACCACGGTCACGGCCGACAACGTCACCGAGCTGCCCGACGTGCTCGCCCGGGTCGTGCTCGCCGACGTGAGCCTGTGGTCGGTCTTCTTCCTCGTGCCGACGGGTCGGGGCCAGCACCTCACCGCCCTCTCGCCCGGCGCGACCGAGGAGGTCCTGCACTGGCTGCACGACGTCGGCCACCTCGTCCCCGTGAAGGCCACGGAGGCCCCGCACTTCCGGCGGATCGCCCTCCAGCGCGCCGGTCTCGACGACCTCGACCGGCGCTTCCCCCTCGGTCCGCTGCGCACGGTCCTCCGCGCACGGACCGACGAGCTGATGGGCGGGGTGTCGCCAGGTCCCCGGCGCCCCCGCCCACCGCTCGACGTCAACGCCGGCCGTGGCTTCGCCTTCGTCGACCACCACGGCGAGGTCTACCCGAGCGGGTTCCTCCCGCTGAGCGCCGGGTCGGTGCGGCAGGCGCCGCTCACCGAGATCTACCGCAGCTCACCGCTGATGCGCTCCCTGCGCGACCCGTCGCTGCTGCGGGGCCGGTGCGGCGTGTGCGACTTCGCGTCCGTCTGCGGAGGCTCGCGCTCGCACGCCTACGCCACCTCGGGGGATCCGCTCGGGGAGGACCCGAGCTGCCTGCATCAGCCGCCGGCGTCCGGAGCGACGTCGGACTGA
- a CDS encoding nitronate monooxygenase: MGIRDCRVIQGGMGVGVSGWRLARAVSQRGQLGVVSGTAIDAVHARLLQDGDPGGHLRRAYEALPLPGVGDRVLRRWYRDGRRPPGRPYRAHPMLTLELDPAHAELLVAANFAEVWLAKEGHDGLVGVNHLEKIQMAIGPSLYGAVLAGADAVLMGAGIPSAIPRLLDRLAEGRPVEVRVDGVGTAEGAELLSRFDPAALGPVEHRRRPPFVAVVSSVSLARFLARDDATRPDGLVVEAPVAGGHNAPPRGRRRLDPSGQPVYGPRDEVDLAAVAELDLPFWLAGGRADRAGLDAALAAGACGVQVGTAFALAQESGIAATLRRQLLDGVTGGGVPVRTDPDASPSGFPFKVAEVDGTVGDRAVRDGRRRVCDLGYLRVPVVGADGSIEYRCPSEPVGAYVRKGGQAEDTDGKVCLCNGLTATIGLGQVRRDGTEPALVTLGAATEAVAALAVAHGGAYTAGDVLDALLDR, from the coding sequence ATGGGGATCAGGGACTGCCGGGTCATCCAGGGCGGGATGGGTGTCGGGGTGTCCGGCTGGCGCCTGGCGCGGGCGGTGTCGCAGCGGGGACAGCTCGGCGTGGTCTCGGGCACCGCCATCGACGCCGTGCACGCCCGGCTGCTGCAGGACGGCGACCCTGGCGGCCACCTGCGCCGGGCCTACGAGGCCCTGCCCCTCCCCGGCGTCGGCGACCGGGTTCTCCGTCGGTGGTACCGAGACGGCCGTCGCCCGCCGGGGCGGCCCTACCGCGCCCACCCGATGCTCACCCTCGAGCTCGACCCGGCCCACGCGGAGCTGCTCGTCGCCGCCAACTTCGCCGAGGTCTGGCTGGCGAAGGAGGGTCACGACGGCCTCGTCGGCGTCAACCACCTGGAGAAGATCCAGATGGCGATCGGGCCGTCGCTGTACGGCGCCGTCCTGGCCGGAGCCGACGCCGTGCTCATGGGGGCGGGCATCCCGTCGGCCATCCCGCGGCTCCTCGACCGGTTGGCGGAGGGACGACCGGTCGAGGTGCGCGTCGACGGGGTCGGCACCGCTGAGGGCGCCGAGCTCCTGAGCCGCTTCGATCCGGCCGCTCTGGGACCGGTGGAGCACCGTCGTCGCCCGCCCTTCGTGGCCGTCGTGTCGTCGGTGTCGCTGGCCCGCTTCCTCGCTCGTGACGACGCGACCCGACCCGACGGCCTCGTCGTCGAGGCCCCCGTCGCTGGAGGGCACAACGCACCGCCGAGGGGGCGGCGGCGGCTCGATCCATCCGGACAGCCGGTCTACGGGCCGCGCGACGAGGTCGACCTCGCCGCCGTCGCCGAGCTCGACCTGCCGTTCTGGCTCGCGGGCGGCCGGGCCGATCGGGCGGGTCTCGACGCCGCGCTCGCGGCCGGGGCGTGCGGCGTCCAGGTCGGCACGGCGTTCGCGCTGGCCCAGGAGTCGGGCATCGCCGCGACGCTGCGCCGCCAGCTGCTCGACGGCGTGACCGGCGGCGGCGTCCCCGTGCGCACCGACCCCGACGCCTCCCCGTCGGGCTTCCCCTTCAAGGTGGCCGAGGTCGACGGCACCGTGGGTGACCGTGCCGTGCGCGACGGCCGACGGCGGGTGTGCGACCTCGGCTACCTGCGGGTGCCGGTCGTCGGGGCCGACGGCTCGATCGAGTACCGGTGCCCGAGCGAACCGGTGGGGGCCTACGTCCGCAAGGGCGGGCAGGCCGAGGACACCGACGGCAAGGTCTGCCTGTGCAACGGACTCACTGCGACGATCGGCCTCGGGCAGGTGCGGCGCGACGGGACGGAGCCTGCGCTCGTCACCCTCGGCGCGGCGACCGAGGCGGTCGCCGCCCTCGCGGTAGCGCACGGCGGTGCCTACACGGCCGGCGACGTGCTCGACGCGCTGCTCGACCGCTGA
- the glpX gene encoding class II fructose-bisphosphatase, with the protein MSDLRPEAPDRNLAMELVRVTEVAALAAARWVGRGDKEGADGAAVDAMRVLLGTVPMDGVVVIGEGEKDEAPMLYNGENIGDGSPPQCDIAVDPIDGTTLTSKGLPNALSVIAVSERGTMFDPGPCVYMEKIAVGPRAAGIIDIRRSPTENLRAIAKVKNADVRDLTAVILDRDRHAELIAEVRSTGARIQLISDGDVAGGIAAAMPDSGVDVLFGIGGTPEGVITAAALKAMGGEMQGRLWPRDDGERQAAVDAGYDLDAVLTTDDLVRGDNCFFAATGITDGTLLRGVTYRESTATTHSLVMRAKSGTVRSVTATHRLDKLRPFSSIAFD; encoded by the coding sequence ATGAGCGACCTGCGACCCGAGGCCCCCGACCGGAACCTGGCGATGGAGCTCGTCCGCGTCACCGAGGTCGCGGCGCTGGCCGCCGCCCGGTGGGTGGGCCGGGGGGACAAGGAGGGGGCCGACGGCGCCGCCGTCGACGCCATGCGCGTCCTGCTCGGCACCGTGCCGATGGACGGCGTCGTCGTCATCGGCGAGGGCGAGAAGGACGAGGCGCCCATGCTCTACAACGGCGAGAACATCGGCGACGGCTCGCCGCCCCAGTGCGACATCGCCGTCGACCCCATCGACGGCACCACCCTCACCTCGAAGGGCCTCCCGAACGCCCTGTCGGTCATCGCCGTCTCCGAGCGCGGCACGATGTTCGACCCCGGTCCCTGCGTGTACATGGAGAAGATCGCCGTCGGGCCGCGTGCGGCGGGGATCATCGACATCCGTCGCAGCCCCACCGAGAACCTGCGTGCGATCGCGAAGGTGAAGAACGCTGACGTGCGCGACCTCACGGCGGTCATCCTCGACCGCGACCGCCACGCCGAGCTCATCGCCGAGGTGCGGTCCACCGGCGCCCGCATCCAGCTGATCTCCGACGGCGACGTCGCCGGCGGCATCGCCGCCGCGATGCCCGACTCGGGCGTCGACGTGCTCTTCGGCATCGGCGGCACCCCCGAGGGCGTCATCACCGCCGCGGCGCTCAAGGCGATGGGCGGCGAGATGCAGGGCCGCCTGTGGCCACGCGACGACGGCGAGCGCCAGGCGGCGGTCGACGCCGGCTACGACCTCGACGCCGTGCTCACCACCGACGACCTCGTGCGCGGCGACAACTGCTTCTTCGCCGCCACCGGCATCACCGACGGCACCCTCCTGCGGGGGGTCACCTACCGGGAGTCGACGGCGACGACCCACTCCCTCGTCATGCGCGCGAAGTCGGGCACCGTGCGCTCGGTGACCGCCACCCACCGTCTCGACAAGCTGCGCCCCTTCAGCTCGATCGCCTTCGACTGA
- a CDS encoding bL32 family ribosomal protein produces MSVMRCPSCGELSLSRSDVCPGCGASMEAFERDAGRGADDAPVRPDVAQERRELHEWTMEGRRLLDGMLQRSGIPRTWQGSTLITPDVEHDRVEEMVELVGVGDAQVGAEEDVAPTDAPDAGDTADEVGVEEQGVDQNAEDVGEGEVGYDLSGWTDLARGDLVAALAEAGIEHGWDEDGDLVVDAADERRVDAVFDRLTTEGVGELGAGAAGELEEDLEDDDALLDDDGLLVQETLSDLFVGADRLLHNPVDGTAATLVIDAQAQLRALRLPFGFERTQWRMILGAAEELAESFVPSGMDEDAVRDRAARLRGLLRDVV; encoded by the coding sequence ATGTCGGTGATGCGCTGCCCCTCCTGCGGTGAGCTGTCGTTGTCCCGGAGCGACGTCTGCCCGGGCTGCGGGGCGTCGATGGAGGCGTTCGAGCGGGACGCCGGTCGCGGCGCCGACGACGCACCGGTGCGCCCCGACGTCGCCCAGGAGCGCCGGGAGCTGCACGAGTGGACGATGGAGGGCCGGCGCCTGCTCGACGGGATGCTGCAGCGCTCCGGCATCCCCCGCACGTGGCAGGGGTCGACGCTCATCACGCCCGACGTCGAGCACGACCGCGTCGAGGAGATGGTGGAGCTCGTCGGCGTCGGCGATGCGCAGGTCGGCGCCGAGGAGGACGTGGCGCCCACCGACGCGCCGGACGCCGGCGACACCGCCGACGAGGTCGGGGTCGAGGAGCAGGGCGTCGACCAGAACGCGGAGGACGTCGGCGAGGGGGAGGTCGGCTACGACCTGTCGGGCTGGACCGACCTGGCACGGGGCGACCTCGTCGCGGCGCTGGCTGAGGCCGGGATCGAGCACGGTTGGGACGAGGACGGCGACCTCGTCGTCGACGCCGCCGACGAGCGGCGCGTCGACGCCGTCTTCGACCGGCTGACCACCGAGGGCGTCGGCGAGCTCGGAGCCGGCGCGGCGGGCGAGCTCGAGGAGGACCTCGAGGACGACGATGCGCTGCTCGACGACGACGGCCTGCTCGTGCAGGAGACCTTGTCGGACCTCTTCGTCGGCGCCGACCGCCTGCTCCACAACCCCGTCGACGGCACCGCGGCCACCCTCGTGATCGACGCCCAGGCGCAGCTGCGGGCGCTGCGGCTGCCGTTCGGGTTCGAGCGCACGCAGTGGCGGATGATCCTCGGCGCGGCGGAGGAGCTGGCGGAGTCGTTCGTCCCCTCCGGCATGGACGAGGACGCCGTCCGGGACCGTGCCGCCCGCCTGCGCGGCCTGCTGCGCGACGTCGTCTGA
- a CDS encoding alpha/beta hydrolase family protein, whose product MRRARGLVLFPGAGASSDHHTLVALEDALAPLPVARCDFPYRLAGRRAPDRAPVLVGSVVDHATAFAAEHDLHPRAVVLGGRSMGGRMCSMAVAGGLPAAGLVLLSYPLHPPGKPEKLRIEHLPQLDVPCLFVSGTKDPFGTPEELEREVAAIPGPVTIHWLEGAGHDAKGRDAEISQVVAAWIDRLGRRRG is encoded by the coding sequence CTGCGGCGGGCCCGTGGGCTCGTCCTCTTCCCGGGCGCGGGCGCCTCGTCGGACCACCACACGCTGGTGGCCCTCGAGGACGCGCTCGCCCCGCTGCCGGTCGCCCGATGCGACTTCCCCTACCGCCTCGCCGGGCGGCGTGCTCCGGACCGGGCTCCGGTCCTCGTCGGGTCCGTCGTGGACCACGCCACCGCGTTCGCGGCGGAGCACGACCTCCACCCGCGCGCCGTCGTCCTCGGCGGGCGCTCGATGGGCGGTCGGATGTGCTCGATGGCGGTCGCCGGCGGGCTGCCCGCGGCCGGTCTGGTGCTGCTGTCGTATCCGCTGCACCCGCCGGGCAAGCCGGAGAAGCTGCGGATCGAGCACCTCCCGCAGCTCGACGTGCCGTGCCTGTTCGTCTCCGGGACGAAGGACCCGTTCGGCACGCCCGAGGAGCTCGAGCGGGAGGTGGCGGCGATCCCCGGTCCGGTCACGATCCACTGGCTCGAGGGGGCGGGCCACGATGCCAAGGGGCGCGACGCGGAGATCAGTCAGGTGGTGGCGGCGTGGATCGACCGGCTGGGGCGTCGGCGGGGTTGA